TTTTAAAATATCCATAGTCATATTCATTTCAGTTGCCTTTGGCTCTATATAATGGTATGCATTAGGTATACAGTAACCTCCAACTCCAGGTCCTGGAGTAAGTAAATTTACTCTTTTATGAGTGTTTGCAACTTCTATAACTTCATGAATACTAACTCCAAGCGCCTCTGTAAATCTTGCAAATTCTTGAACCATTGCTATATTTACATCTCTTTGAACATTTTCGAATACCTTAGAAGTTTCAACTATTTTAATTTCACTTGCAACTATTACAGGAACTTGGCAAACAACCTCTAGAAGTTCTTTTGCTCTAGCAGCACTCTCAGCGTTAACTCCTGCTGTTATTGTTGGCATGTATGCAAATTCATCAAAAGCAAATCCTTCAGCTATTCTTTCTGATGAATATGCTAGATAAAAGTCAACTCCTGCCTTCATACCTGATTCTTCTTCAAGAATTGGTAGAACCTTGTCCTCTGTTGTTCCAGGAACAACTGTACTTCTAACTAGTACAAGGTCACCTTTCTTAAGATACTTACCAATAGTTTTGCAGCATTCAATTACTTCTGTCATTCCTACTGTTAATACAATATTATTACACTTTTCAAGTGCTCCTGGAATATCTGCAGTAGCTCTATATCTACCTGCCTCAAGTTCCTCATTTAATATTGTTTGAATTGTTTTACCCTCAAAACATTCAGTGTGATGTGTTATTCCTTTGTTAGTTTCATTTACTAGCTTTTCAAGTATATCTACTCCATATACATTACATCCTCTAAATGAGAAGCTTAGTGATAATGGAAGACCAACAAATCCTTGTCCAAATACCGCGACATTTTCTAAGTGACTTTTAACCTTATCCATGGTTTGCTACTCCCTTCTTACTTTCAATATAGTATCCCTTATAAAGCATGGCTGTTATTATCCATACTAGTACATTAAGCTGAGGTATAAACATTAAATTATTTAAGAAATTTTGGAATAGATAAGCACACCAAAATCCTATAAATGATAACGCAACTAAATTATACCTTTTTGTATATCTATACACCTTAAATGTTATATGTGTTAGAGAAGCATATATTAATATAAATAATACTCCTCCTATTGCTCCAAGTTCTGCAAGCATTTTTATATATGAATTATGGGTTGTAAATATTGTTCTTCCTGCATAAAGTTCATGATACTTTGATATATATTCTCTATATCTGAATAGGAAATTACCATTTCCAACCCCAAGTAATGGATAGTCTTTAAACATTTCAAGTCCCGTTTTCCATATTTTCACCCTAACACCTTCTGATGCATTGTGCGGATCAAATATTGATAGGAACCTTTGCCTAGTTGCAGGTAATATTAATGCAGCTACAATCAAAGCTGGTATAGATAGAAGCATTCTTCTATATCTTAAAATAGATATTACTAAAAGCCCTAATCCAAAGCCAAGCCATGATCCCCTTGTAGATGAAAAAATTAGATTGAAAAGAAACAGTAAAAATACTAATCCATTTAATAA
This genomic stretch from Clostridium cylindrosporum DSM 605 harbors:
- a CDS encoding nucleotide sugar dehydrogenase, whose product is MDKVKSHLENVAVFGQGFVGLPLSLSFSFRGCNVYGVDILEKLVNETNKGITHHTECFEGKTIQTILNEELEAGRYRATADIPGALEKCNNIVLTVGMTEVIECCKTIGKYLKKGDLVLVRSTVVPGTTEDKVLPILEEESGMKAGVDFYLAYSSERIAEGFAFDEFAYMPTITAGVNAESAARAKELLEVVCQVPVIVASEIKIVETSKVFENVQRDVNIAMVQEFARFTEALGVSIHEVIEVANTHKRVNLLTPGPGVGGYCIPNAYHYIEPKATEMNMTMDILKLCREKNADLPNVMVNILKDSLKSVSKELSGAKVGVLGFAMKDYSNDDRISPPIEIIKLLIEAGAKVEAFDPAVPTDYDFKVDSLDKVLNGKDAIVVLAKQKQFDEITADSIISSVNKNAVVFDTRNLFKGIKDELNSSNIVYTTI
- a CDS encoding O-antigen ligase family protein, whose protein sequence is MKLKNILNIILYTFIIIVPLVPVKTKISFIPIAADTVFGGLAILFGIAYISLNCIKDRSYLNVVKSKEMKFLGVLAVLFTIISLSSVFYAQNKVAAITETIRFIEYVVIFYIILIVSDNDFIKKSLSIFYIVMIIASLFGVVQFIFNLSGFYDNGTYHPLGRGRIYSTFENPNYWGAAINMVIFYPIICFVEKRGSRLLNGLVFLLFLFNLIFSSTRGSWLGFGLGLLVISILRYRRMLLSIPALIVAALILPATRQRFLSIFDPHNASEGVRVKIWKTGLEMFKDYPLLGVGNGNFLFRYREYISKYHELYAGRTIFTTHNSYIKMLAELGAIGGVLFILIYASLTHITFKVYRYTKRYNLVALSFIGFWCAYLFQNFLNNLMFIPQLNVLVWIITAMLYKGYYIESKKGVANHG